ATATACCAACAGTATTGGGGCATATCACTGATACGCAATGTCTTTATTATCCTTGATCGTTTTGCATTAGCAAACTGGAACCGCACAGAGAGAAAATTTGCCCCCGATGAAGGGGGCAGAAGGGCGTTAGCGCGCGGGTTGCGCGGGGGCGAGACGTGCCGGAGGCGTGAAGAAAACATCACCAAATAGCGCGCTGGAGGCTTTGCGCGCACCTAATCCAATCAGCGTACACACCAGCAGGCTGATAAACGGATACACCAGAATAAGCGACAGCTCTGCCCACACCGGCCAGTACGCGGCGTTGAGTTCGGCAATCAGCACGAGGCTGAATATTTCAATCAGGATCCGATGCGTGGCGTAAATGGCAATCGTGTTTGAACCGACAACATTCAGCAGATTATTGGGATGCACGGCGTAACACTGCTCAAGGCTGTAGAAAAGTTTCATGATCAGCAGAATCGACAGCAACGATAGTAACAACGGAACGTTAGCAAACCATAGCACCACCGAAACTGCACCAAAGGCGATAACGGGGAGCCAGTAACGACGCATGGTCATGTCTTTCATCCACGCCATCAACTGCGCGCCATACCATGCGCCCAGGCTGTAGTAGATCATATTGCGCACCACGCTGTTCATTCCCCACCACGGCAGCGGGAGGAAGTTAATCGCCACGCTTGCCAGCACCAGCAGGGCGAGCATCGGCAGCTTCCAGCGGCTCAGCATTTTACACAGCGTGAAGTAGACGATTAGCGCGTACAGATACCAAAGACTGGTGCTGGCGGTGAGCATGCCGCGAAGAAAACCGGCGAACGACTCTGCGTAGGCGGCGTTGGACGACGTAGAGAGCTCGCGCTCCGGCGCCAGCCAGTCATTGATGTGGCTTATCGCCTGCCATTGCAATATCCCCCACAGGGCCAGCACCCAGACGATGCTCCAGATCCTTTTATCCAGGCTCGTGCGCCAGCCAACGTCATCGATATAGCGGCGAATTAAATAACCCGAAATAAAGAAAAACACCGGCATGCGAAACGGCGCGAGATAGAGATTGAAGTAGACCCAGCATTTGGCGAGCAGGCCGGAGAGCGGATGTTGCAGCCCGTCGAGATGAGGGTAAAAAGTGATGACCGAGTGGTAAATCACGACCAGACAGATGCACAATCCTTTTATCTGATTAATCCATAATGCTTTTTGTTTCATCGGTAACGGATACCTGTTTTGCCATAAACGAAACGTCGATCCTGGGCGAACGGGCAGGGGATGTAATCAGTAAGAGTCTGTATCCGGGTCATTTTCGGAAAA
This sequence is a window from Enterobacter sp. 638. Protein-coding genes within it:
- a CDS encoding acyltransferase family protein, producing MKQKALWINQIKGLCICLVVIYHSVITFYPHLDGLQHPLSGLLAKCWVYFNLYLAPFRMPVFFFISGYLIRRYIDDVGWRTSLDKRIWSIVWVLALWGILQWQAISHINDWLAPERELSTSSNAAYAESFAGFLRGMLTASTSLWYLYALIVYFTLCKMLSRWKLPMLALLVLASVAINFLPLPWWGMNSVVRNMIYYSLGAWYGAQLMAWMKDMTMRRYWLPVIAFGAVSVVLWFANVPLLLSLLSILLIMKLFYSLEQCYAVHPNNLLNVVGSNTIAIYATHRILIEIFSLVLIAELNAAYWPVWAELSLILVYPFISLLVCTLIGLGARKASSALFGDVFFTPPARLAPAQPAR